A genome region from Gadus chalcogrammus isolate NIFS_2021 chromosome 7, NIFS_Gcha_1.0, whole genome shotgun sequence includes the following:
- the LOC130386576 gene encoding neuroligin-3-like isoform X4, translated as MPPEQPASWSGVRNATHFMPVCPQNLHSTVPEVMMPVWFTYSLDTVAGYIQDQSEDCLYLNIYSPTDEGTQGGGGGSERESERESESEPRPVMVYIHGGSYMEGTGNMMDGSVLASYGNVIVITLNYRVGILGFLSTGDQAAKGNYGLLDMIQALRWISKNIGYFGGDPGRVTVFGSGIGAASVSLLTLSHHSEGLFHRAIIQSGSALSSWAVNYHPVKYTRLLAERVGCNVLDTVDMVSCLQKKTAKELVEQDIQPARYRVAFGPVIDGDVIPDDPEILMEQGEFLNYDIMLGVNQGEGLRFVENVMDLEDGVSGSDFDFAVSDFVDSLYGYPEGKDTLRETIKFMYTDWADKDNPETRRKTLVALFTDHQWVEPAVVTADLHARYGSPTYFYAFYHHCQSLMKPVWSDSAHGDEVPYVFGVPMVGPTDLFPCNFSRNDIMLSAVVMTYWTNFAKSGDPNKPVPQDTKFIHTKANRFEEVAWSKYDPYDQLYLHIGLKPRIRDHYRATKVAFWKHLVPHLYNINDMFHYSSTTTRVTPLDATQAGTNGGSSRPPLSAAGGPETGKELGPLIMPNPRDYSTELSVTIAVGASLLFLNVLAFAALYYRKDKRSHQDASQQPSPQRQDGKAGGGGGGGGSNNNSLSHTNTIDESLSQQLHHPLHSSPSLDYPLSLRRSPEDIPLMAPSSISMMPNSLMGLSNMSPYSTFPAGYSSAGLPSTHSTTRV; from the exons ATGCCCCCGGAGCAGCCCGCCTCGTGGTCGGGGGTCCGCAACGCCACCCACTTCATGCCGGTGTGCCCCCAGAACCTCCACAGCACGGTGCCTGAGGTGATGATGCCTGTGTGGTTCACCTACAGCCTGGACACCGTGGCGGGCTACATCCAGGACCAGAGCGAGGACTGCCTCTACCTCAACATCTACAGCCCCACCGACGAGGgtacgcagggggggggggggggg agcgagagagagagtgagcgagagagcgag TCGGAGCCGCGGCCCGTCATGGTGTACATCCACGGCGGGTCGTACATGGAGGGCACCGGCAACATGATGGACGGCAGCGTGCTGGCCAGCTACGGGAACGTCATCGTCATCACGCTCAACTACCGGGTCGGCATACTGG gcttcCTCAGCACGGGCGACCAGGCGGCTAAGGGGAACTACGGGCTGCTGGACATGATCCAGGCGCTGCGCTGGATCAGCAAGAACATCGGCTACTTCGGCGGAGACCCCGGCCGCGTCACGGTGTTCGGCTCGGGCATCGGCGCCGCCAGCGTCAGCCTGCTCACCCTCTCACACCACTCCGAGG gCCTGTTCCACCGGGCCATCATCCAGAGCGGCTCGGCGCTGTCCAGCTGGGCGGTGAACTACCACCCGGTGAAGTACACGCGTCTGCTGGCGGAGCGGGTGGGCTGCAACGTGCTGGACACGGTGGACATGGTGTCCTGCCTGCAGAAGAAGACGgccaaggagctggtggagcaGGACATCCAGCCGGCGCGCTACCGCGTGGCCTTCGGGCCCGTCATCGACGGCGACGTCATCCCCGACGACCCCGAGATCCTCATGGAGCAGGGGGAGTTCCTGAACTACGACATCATGCTGGGCGTGAACCAGGGCGAGGGGCTGCGCTTCGTGGAGAACGTCATGGACCTGGAGGACGGCGTGTCCGGCAGCGACTTCGACTTCGCCGTGTCGGACTTCGTGGACAGCCTGTACGGCTACCCCGAGGGCAAGGACACGCTGCGGGAGACCATCAAGTTCATGTACACGGACTGGGCGGACAAGGACAACCCCGAGACGCGCCGGAAGACCCTGGTGGCGCTGTTCACGGACCACCAGTGGGTGGAGCCGGCGGTGGTGACGGCGGACCTCCACGCGCGCTACGGCTCGCCGACGTACTTCTACGCCTTCTACCACCACTGCCAGAGCCTGATGAAGCCGGTGTGGTCGGACTCGGCGCACGGCGACGAGGTGCCCTACGTGTTCGGGGTGCCCATGGTGGGCCCCACCGACCTGTTCCCCTGCAACTTCAGCCGGAACGACATCATGCTGAGCGCCGTGGTCATGACCTACTGGACCAACTTCGCCAAGAGCGG GGACCCCAACAAGCCGGTGCCCCAGGACACCAAGTTCATCCACACCAAGGCCAACCGCTTCGAGGAGGTGGCCTGGTCCAAGTACGACCCGTACGACCAGCTCTACCTACACATCGGCCTGAAGCCGCGCATCCGCGACCACTACCGCGCCACCAAGGTGGCCTTCTGGAAGCACCTGGTGCCCCACCTGTACAACATCAACGACATGTTCCactactcctccaccaccacccgcgTCACCCCCCTGGACGCCACGCAGGCCGGCACCAACGGGGGCAGCAGCCGCCCGCCGCTGTCGGCCGCCGGCGGGCCGGAGACGGGCAAGGAGCTGGGCCCGCTCATCATGCCCAACCCGCGGGACTACTCCACCGAGCTCAGCGTCACCATCGCCGTGGGCGCCTCGCTGCTCTTCCTCAACGTGCTGGCCTTCGCCGCGCTCTACTACCGCAAGGACAAGCGCAGCCACCAGGACGCCTCGCAGCAGCCCAGCCCGCAGCGGCAGGACGGCAaggcgggcggcggcggtggcggcggcggcagcaacAACAACTCGCTGAGCCACACCAACACCATCGACGAGAGCCTGTCCCAGCAGCTGCACCACCCGCTGCACTCCTCGCCCAGCCTGGACTACCCGCTGTCCCTGCGGCGCTCGCCCGAGGACATCCCCCTGATGGCGCCCAGCAGCATCAGCATGATGCCCAACTCCCTGATGGGGCTGTCCAACATGAGCCCCTACAGCACCTTCCCCGCCGGGTACAGCTCCGCCGGGCTGCCCAGCACCCACTCCACCACGCGGGTGtag